One Euphorbia lathyris chromosome 1, ddEupLath1.1, whole genome shotgun sequence DNA segment encodes these proteins:
- the LOC136210687 gene encoding phospholipase D gamma 1-like, whose product MAQTVIDHKFSFGGSNHGQGQEQVPFPTNKGSLKFVLLHGNLDIWVKEAKHLPNMDMFHKTLGDMFSKLPVKVSRKIEGHVSNKITSDPYVTVSVCGAVIGRTFVIENSENPVWMQHFNVPVAHYASEIHFVVKDNDVVGSQLIGAVGIPAQQLYSGAKIEGRFPILGNNGKPCKAGAELTLSIQFTHVDHISIYQNGVGSDPGYNGVPGTYFPIRKGGKVTLYQDAHVHDGCLPNVMLDGHVEYEHSSCWLDIANAISQARRLVYITGWSVYHSVKLVRNAHDGKDCTLGDLLKIKSQEGVRVLLLVWDDPTSRSILGYKTEGIMNTNDEETRRFFKHSSVQVLLCPRSGGKGHSFIKKQEVGTIYTHHQKTVIVDADADNYRRKIVAFVGGLDLCLGRYDTPQHPLFRTLETVHKDDYHNPTFLEPVSGCPREPWHDLHSKIDGPAAYDILTNFEERWAKASKPHGIQKLKASYDDSLLRLERIPEIVGIAEASSQAEHDPETWHTQVFRSIDSTSVKGFPDDPKDATSMNLLCGKNMVIDMSIHTAYVKAIRSAQHFIYIENQYFLGSSYNWDSYKDLGANNLIPMEIALKIANKIRARQRFSAYILVPMWPEGVPTGTPTQRILFWQQKTMQMMYETIYKALVEAGLENTYEPQDYLNFFCLGNREALDRESSLNGPSTNAAKTPQASGQKSQKSRRFMIYIHSKGMIVDDEFVILGSANINQRSMDGTRDTEIAMGAYQPRHTLARKGSYPHGQVHGYRMSLWAEHIGGVEECFERPESLECVRRVRSAGEANWRQFAAENITEMRGHLLKYPVEVDRTGKVRALPGSETFPDVGGNILGTFTAIQENLTI is encoded by the exons ATGGCTCAAACTGTTATTGATCACAAGTTCTCCTTTGGTGGCTCGAATCATGGGCAGGGTCAAGAACAAGTGCCATTTCCAACCAATAAAGGGTCTTTGAAATTTGTGCTTTTACATGGTAATTTAGACATATGGGTTAAGGAAGCTAAACACCTTCCTAACATGGATATGTTTCATAAAACCTTGGGGGATATGTTTTCCAAGTTGCCTGTGAAGGTTAGCCGCAAAATTGAAGGGCATGTGAGTAATAAGATAACCAGTGATCCATATGTCACTGTTTCAGTATGTGGTGCTGTAATTGGAAGGACTTTTGTGATTGAAAACAGCGAGAATCCGGTTTGGATGCAGCACTTCAATGTTCCTGTTGCTCATTATGCTTCAGAAATTCACTTTGTTGTCAAAGATAATGATGTTGTGGGCTCACAGCTCATAGGTGCTGTGGGAATCCCTGCTCAGCAATTGTACTCCGGAGCAAAAATTGAGGGCAGGTTTCCGATTCTCGGTAACAATGGGAAGCCCTGCAAGGCTGGAGCTGAATTGACTTTATCAATTCAGTTCACACATGTGGATCACATTTCAATTTATCAGAATGGAGTTGGTTCAGATCCAGGTTATAATGGAGTTCCAGGTACATATTTTCCAATTAGAAAAGGAGGTAAAGTTACTCTTTATCAAGATGCTCACGTTCATGATGGTTGCCTTCCTAATGTGATGCTTGATGGTCATGTTGAGTATGAGCATAGTAGTTGCTGGTTAGACATAGCTAATGCTATTAGTCAGGCTCGCCGTTTGGTTTACATTACTGGCTGGTCTGTTTACCACAGTGTCAAATTGGTTAGGAATGCGCACGATGGAAAAGACTGCACATTAGGTGATCTTCTGAAAATCAAATCTCAGGAAGGTGTCAGGGTGCTTCTCCTTGTATGGGATGATCCTACTTCCAGGAGTATTTTGGGATATAAGACG GAGGGAATCATGAACACAAATGATGAGGAAACTCGCCGTTTTTTCAAGCATTCTTCAGTACAAGTGCTACTTTGTCCCCGATCTGGCGGAAAAGGACACAGCTTTATAAAAAAGCAG gaagtTGGAACAATATATACCCATCACCAGAAAACAGTTATAGTGGATGCTGATGCAGATAATTATAGAAGAAAGATTGTAGCTTTTGTTGGTGGTCTTGATCTTTGTTTAGGCCGATACGATACTCCGCAGCATCCTTTGTTTAGGACACTGGAAACAGTACACAAAGATGACTACCATAACCCTACATTTCTG GAGCCTGTTTCAGGTTGTCCAAGAGAACCTTGGCATGATTTGCACTCTAAAATTGATGGTCCAGCAGCATATGACATCCTAACAAATTTTGAGGAACGCTGGGCAAAGGCATCAAAACCTCATGGCATTCAAAAGTTGAAGGCATCATATGACGATTCATTACTCAGGCTTGAAAGGATTCCTGAAATTGTTGGGATTGCTGAAGCTTCTTCACAAGCTGAACACGACCCCGAGACTTGGCATACTCAG GttttccgttcaattgattccACTTCTGTCAAAGGCTTTCCAGACGACCCAAAAGACGCAACAAGCATG AACCTGTTATGTGGGAAGAATATGGTCATTGATATGAGTATACATACAGCATATGTGAAGGCAATCCGTTCTGCACAGCATTTCATCTACATTGAAAACCAATACTTTCTTGGATCATCATATAACTGGGACTCTTACAAGGACTTGG GTGCAAACAACTTAATACCTATGGAAATTGCTCTTAAAATTGCCAACAAAATCAGAGCAAGGCAGAGGTTTTCTGCATATATTCTTGTTCCAATGTGGCCAGAAGGTGTACCTACAGGCACTCCTACTCAGAGGATTCTCTTTTGGCAG CAAAAAACAATGCAAATGATGTATGAAACAATATACAAGGCTTTGGTAGAGGCAGGACTCGAAAATACATACGAACCACAAGACTATTTAAATTTCTTCTGCCTAGGCAACCGCGAGGCATTAGACAGGGAGAGCAGTTTGAATGGCCCTAGTACCAATGCAGCAAAGACTCCTCAG GCATCTGGTCAGAAGAGCCAGAAGAGTCGACGCTTCATGATTTATATTCATTCGAAAGGAATGATAGTGGACGACGAGTTTGTCATATTGGGATCTGCAAACATTAACCAGCGATCCATGGATGGAACAAGAGACACTGAAATAGCAATGGGTGCATATCAGCCGCGGCATACCTTAGCAAGAAAAGGCTCTTATCCACATGGACAA GTACATGGATATAGGATGTCATTATGGGCAGAGCACATAGGAGGAGTTGAGGAGTGTTTCGAGCGACCGGAGTCTCTTGAATGTGTAAGAAGAGTAAGATCAGCTGGCGAGGCGAACTGGAGACAATTTGCAGCAGAAAATATAACAGAAATGAGGGGTCATCTTCTCAAGTATCCGGTTGAAGTTGATCGAACAGGGAAGGTCAGAGCTCTTCCTGGCTCCGAAACGTTCCCAGATGTTGGTGGTAACATATTAGGCACATTTACAGCCATTCAGGAAAACCTCACTATCTGA
- the LOC136210689 gene encoding histone H4-like, with the protein MSGRGKGGKGLGKGGAKRHRKVLRDNIQGITKPAIRRVARRGGVKRISGLIYEETRGVLKIFLENVIRDAVTYTEHARRKTVTAMDVVYALKRQGRTLYGFGG; encoded by the coding sequence ATGTCAGGAAGAGGAAAGGGAGGGAAAGGGTTGGGAAAGGGAGGAGCAAAGAGGCACAGGAAAGTGTTGAGGGATAATATTCAAGGTATCACCAAACCTGCTATTCGCAGGGTGGCTCGAAGAGGAGGCGTGAAGCGTATCAGCGGTCTCATTTATGAAGAGACAAGAGGTGTTCTCAAGATCTTCCTTGAGAATGTGATCCGTGATGCTGTTACTTACACTGAGCATGCTCGTAGAAAGACTGTTACAGCCATGGATGTTGTCTATGCTCTCAAGAGGCAGGGTCGCACTCTCTACGGCTTCGGCGGCTGA